The genomic segment TGGTGAAGCCCTTGCCAGTGAACCCCACAGACCCAGCTGTTACTGGCCCTGACATCTTTGCCAAACTGGTACCCATGGCTGCCCATGAGGCCTCGTCACTATACAGGTGGATGGAGGGGCTGGCCCTGTCATTGGCACAGAGGGAGTTGGGGTGTCTCAAGAGACATGGTCCTCTAGCAACTGGTCTGTTGCTTCTGCAGTGAGGAGAAGGCCAAGCTGCTTCGGGAGATGATGGCCAAGATTGAAGACAAGAATGAGGTCCTGGAGTGAGTGTGGGACTAGGAGTGGGAGGCAGGGGGTACACCCTGGAGCTGCCTGTGATGGGAGAGGAGTGAAGAAATGTCTGTCTGTGCCAGGAGGTTTCCTAACTTGCCTCCCCCCACTGGGGTCTCATGGGCTGGATTTGTAAGGCGAGAGTCTTACATCCTGGGAGGAGGATGTCCCTTCTGTCCCACTCTTTCCAACAGAGCCCTAGGCACATTCTGTGGGTCTAGGCCAGACCTGGTGGTAGAGGTCAGGGGTGGTGATTTGCTTTCTGCTGAGACCTCAGACCTAGCTTCAATGGTGAGGGCTCACCCTAGCAGGATCCTTTGACATGGAAGGAGTTGGGtcagcacccagcacccaccTGGCCCTGTTGCCCCCACAGCCAGTTCATGGATTCAATGCAGCTGGATCCCGAGACAGTGGACAACCTTGATGCATACAGCCACATCCCACCCCAGCTCATGGAGAAGTGTGCGGCCCTCAGTGTCCGGCCAGACACTGTGAGGAACCTCGTCCAGTCCATGCAAGGTGAGCAAAGGGCAGAGCAAGCAGGTAGAGGGGGTGCATGGAAATCATCCACTgtggccttctccctgtgtccctgtTCACCGAGGACAGGGGCTATGCCCTGTGCCTGTAGACCTCCGTGAGCGATGTAAGCCCTTATCTGAGTGGGCAGTTCTGTCTCTTGGGGGATGGGCCAGAGTGGGTGCCTGATCTGCGTGCCTCAGGGCTGTTCCCTCAATACATACCCCTAGTGCTGTCCGGCGTGTTCACGGATGTGGAGGCCTCCCTAAAGGACATCAGGGACCTGCTGGAGGAGGATGAGCTGCTAGAGCAGAAGTTCCAGGAGGCAGTGGGCCAAGCTGGGGCCAGCCTGGCTGCCTCCAAGGCTGAGCTGGCAGAGGTGAGGCGAGAATGGGCCAAGTACATGGAAGTCCACGAGAAGGCCTCCTTTACCAACAGCGAGCTGCACCGCGCCATGAATCTGCACGTTGGCAACCTACGCTTGCTCAGCGGGCCACTCGACCAGGTCCGGGCTGCCCTGCCCACGCCAGCCCTCACCCCAGGTAAGCCCCACTCGCTCGACCCATGGGGAGACACTTGAGCTGGGGGTTTCTCTGGCCTCACTGACCACTGCTGGCCCCAGAGGACAAGGCTGTGCTGCAGAACCTGAAGCGCATCCTGGCCAAGGTGCAGGAGATGCGGGACCAGCGCGTGTCCCTGGAGCAGCAGCTGCGTGAGCTTATCCAGAAGGATGACATCACTGCCTCACTGGTTACTACAGACCACTCGGAGATGAAGGTGGGCTGGGCAAGCTGGGTGGAGGGGCTCTGGCTCTGAGCTCCACCCTTAGGTGGTGAGAACCTGAGTGTCCGCCCCCAACCCCCCAACATGCTCCTCAGAAGCTGTTTGAAGAGCAGCTAAAGAAGTACGACCAGCTGAGGGTGTACCTGGAGCAGAACCTGGCTGCCCAGGACAATGTCCTCGGTGCGCTGACAGAGGCCAATGTGCAGTATGCAGCTGTGCGGCGGGTGCTAAGCGACCTAGACCAAAAGTCAGTGCCCAGTCCTGTGTTCTTGCCCCGAGTCCcgcccagccctgctcccacGGCTTACCTCGTCCTGGCCCTTCTGCCCACCAGGTGGAACTCTACGCTGCAGACCCTGGTGGCCTCATATGAAGCCTATGAGGACCTGATGAAGAAGTCCCAGGAGGGCAAGGATTTCTACGCAGACCTGGAGAGCAAGGTGGCTGCTCTGCTGGAACGGGCACAGTCCACCTGCCAGGCCCGAGAGGCTGCCCGCCAGCAGCTCCTGGACAGGTGGGTGTGGCCCTGGGGCTGTGGTGCGGCTCCAGCCCAGACCAGCTGGGCTGATGGGGGTCTGGCCCCACTTCTTCCCTGCCGGTCCCACAGGGAGCTGAAAAAGAAGCCACCACCACGGCCCACAGCCCCAAAGCCACTGTTGGCCCGCAGGGAAGAAGGTGAGGTGATAGAGACAGGAGACCCACCAGAGGAGCTGCGCAGCTTGCCCCCTGACCTGGTGGCTGGCCCACGACCACCTGATACCTTCCTGGGAACTGTGGCTCCGCTCCACTTTCCTCCTGGCCCCTTTGCCAACTCCACAGGCCCGGGACCCCACTATCTCTCAGGCCCCTTACCCCCTGGTACCTACTCGGGCCCCACCCAGATGATCCAGCCGAGGGCCCCAGGGCCCCCCACGATGCCCATGGCACCTGGGCCTGCCCTCTACCCAGCCCCTGCCTACACACCGGAGCTGGGCCTTGTGCCCCAATCCTCCCCCCAGCATGGCGTGGTAAGCAGTCCTTATGGGGGGGCAGGACCACCTCCACCAGTTGCAGGcctgccctcagccccacctcctcaGTTCTCAGGCCCTGAGTTAGCCATGGTGGTTCGGCCAGCCACCACCACAGTAGACAGTGTCCAGGCCCCCATTTCCAGCCACACAGCACCACGGCCaaaccccagccctgctcctccccagccctgcttcccAGTGCCTCCgccacagcccctgcccacacCCTACTCCTACCCTGTAGGAGCCAAGCAAGCCCTCCCGGCCCCGCCAGCCCAGCACCACTTCTCTCCTGGCATCCCCACAGGTTTTCCGGCCCCAAGGATGGGGCCCCAGCCCCATCCCTCACAAGTGGCATTTGGGCCTCAGCCCCCGCAACTCCAGCATCCGCACCTCttcccaccccaggccccaggaCTCCTACCCCCACAGTCCACCTACCCCTTTGCTCCTCAGCCTGGTGTCTTGGGGCAGCCACCAGCCCTGCACACCCAGCTCTACCCCGGCCCCTCCCAAGACCCTCTGCCCCCCCACTCAGGGGCTCTGCCTTTCCCTAGCCCTGggccccctcagcctccccatccTACCCTGGCATATGGTCCTGCCCCTTCTCCTAGACCCCTGGGTCCCCAGGCAGCTGCTCTCTCCATTCGAGGGCCCCCACCTGCTGGCCAGCCCACTCCTAGTCCCCACCTGGTGCCTTCACCTGCCCCAtcgccagggcctggcccagtaCCCTCTCGGGCCCCAGCAGCAGAGCCACCCCTGTGCTTGCGCCGAGGCACTGCAGCTGCAGACCTGCTCTCCTCTAGCCCTGAGAGCCAGCACAGCGGCACTCAGCCTCCTGGGGGTGGGCAGCCCCTGCTGCAGCCTACCAAGGTGGACGCAGCTGAGGGCCGCCGGCCACAGGCCCTGCGGCTGATTGAGCGTGACCCCTATGAGCATCCTGAGAGGCTGCAGCAGTTGCAGCAGGAGCTGGAGGCCTTTCGGGGCCAGCTGGGGGATGCAGGGTCCCTGGACACCATCTGGAGGGAGCTGCAAGATGCACAAGAACAGGATGCCCGAGGCCGTTCCATCGCCATCGCCCGCTGCTACTCACTGAAGAACCGGCACCAGGATGTCATGCCCTATGACAGTAACCGTGTGGTTCTGCGCTCAGGCAAGGATGACTACATCAATGCTAGCTGTGTGGAGGGGCTCTCCCCATACTGCCCACCCTTAGTGGCCACCCAGGCCCCACTGCCTGGCACAGCTGCCGACTTCTGGCTCATGGTCCATGAGCAGAAAGTGTCAGTCATCGTCATGCTGGTGTCTGAGGCTGAGATGGAGAAGGTGAGGAGGGGTGCCCACAGGGACAGTGTTGGGGTAGTAGGGCAGGGGGCCTTGTTAAACCAGCCCTAACTGTCCCAGCTTGTCTGTTCCTCAGCAAAAGGTAGCACGGTACTTCCCCACTGAGAGGGGCCAGCCCATGGTGCACGGTGCCCTGAGCCTGGCACTGAGCAGCGTCCGAACCACTGAAACCCACGTGGAGCGTGTGCTGAGCCTACAGTTCCGAGACCAAAGCCTCAAGCGCTCTCTTGTGCACCTCCACTTCCCCACTTGGCCTGAGTTGTGCGTCCACTGCCCGGGATGGATGGGGGGCAGGACGGTCGTTGGTGCTGGGAGGGGTAAGGGCTTCGGAGCAGACCTGGCTCATaggccctgccccgccccaccctgcAGAGGCCTACCTGACAGCCCCAGCAACCTACTGCGCTTCATCCAGGAGGTGCACGCGCATTACCTGCACCAGCGGCCCCTGCACACACCTATTGTTGTGCACTGCAGGTAGGAGTGGGCAGCTGCCTGGGGGTTCCCCCTCCTCAGGCCCTGGGCCTCGCCTCACACCCACTTCCTACCACAGCTCTGGTGTGGGTCGCACGGGAGCCTTTGCGTTGCTCTACGCAGCCgtgcaggaggtggaggctgggaaCGGGATCCCTGAGCTGCCTCAGCTGGTGCGGCGCATGCGGCAGCAGAGGAAGCACATGCTACAGGAGAAAGTGAGGGCCTGGGCAGTTGGGAGCTGGGGTGGGCCTTCTCCCTTGGGGTGATAGCCCCTGCCCAGCTGACCAGGCCAAATGCCCCTACACAGCTGCACCTCAGGTTCTGCCACGAGGCGGTGGTGAGACATGTGGAGCAGGTCCTGCAGCGCCATGGTGTGCCCCCTCCATGCAAGCCCCTGGCCAGCGTGAGCATCAGCCAAAAGGTGAGGGAGGGTCCCTGGGGGTTGCTGGGATAACCACAGCCTCATGAATCTTTCTCCTCATCTACTCTGTCTTCTCAGAATCACCTTCCTCAGGACTCCCAGGACCTGGTCCTTGGTGGGGACGTGCCTATTAGCTCCATCCAGGCCACCATTGCCAAGCTTAGCATCCGGCCTCCTGGGGGCTTGGATTCTCCAGCTGccagtgtgccaggccctgcagagcccccaggcctgccaccagctggcctcccagagtctaCCCCAGTCCCatcttcctccccacctcctttctcttcccctctgccTGAGATCCCCCAGCCTGAGGAGCAGCAGCCAGTGCCTGAAGCCCCCAACTTGGGGCCCCCCTCCTCGTCCCTGGAGCTGTTGGCCTCCTTGACCCCAGAGGCCTTCTCTCTGGACAGCTCCTTGCGGGGAAAGCAGCGGATGAGCAAGCAGAACTTTCTGCAGGCCCATAATGGGCAGGGTTTGCGGGCTGCCCGGCCCACCGATGACCCCCTTAGCCTTCTGGATCCACTCTGGACACTCAACAAGACCTGAACAGGCTTTGGCGTGCCTGGTCCTTACACTACATCATCTCTTGTGCCCAGCAGGGTCTCTCTGGATAGGCACTCTCTTACTCCCATTCCCGCTGCCTTTGGCTCTGCCTGGCCCAGCCCACACCCCTGTGGGGTACGAGATGCACTGTGGGCCCTGGGTCAGGTTCTCCTTTGTGGGACCTGTTTTTCAGCTCTTTGCTATTGAAATAATAAACCAACCTGTTCTGTGGCCAGTGTCTGGGCCCACCGATGGCTGTCTCCTTCAGACCCAGCCCCAGTAGCTTCGCCAGAGGCTTAGCACCTTCCATAGATGGTAGGATGGTACCAGACTGAGTGATGGTGGGGCTACCCTCACTTTCCACACCCAGTTTTGGCTTGCTGGTCCTCCCCGCCTTTGCCATACATTTGTAAAGGGTCTAGGCACAGGGAGGGAATATTTAAGTGACATGGGAAAAATGCCAGGGGAAGACATCAGGCCCCTGGcagatgtgatttaaaaaaaaaaaaatttaatattattacagTCAGAAAGGAGGACAGTTCAGAAGCAGCTGCCAGAAGACACTTGGCTCCTTCCCCCCAGTCTGGGTCCAGTGCATTGGCCCCACACAGCTCCTGCCATGCAGACAGCCAAGGGCATCTCATCCGCTGCCCGCCCTCAGTCCAGCTTCTCCAGCACAGAGGGTACATACACCAGGCTGAGCTCACTGCCAAAGTTGCAGACAATGGCAGCATTGTCCAGCACCAGGATCTGGCGGGCAGGCTGGGCCTCACTGTTCTTCCCCAAGTAGACTGTCTGTAACAGGTCCCCATAGTTTAGGTCCCAGAAGGAGACACAGCCCTGGCCACCGGTCACCAGTAGGTTGTCTGAGATGACACCCAAGCTTGCACCACAGCCAAGGTCCTGGAAGCAAGGACATGACAGGCTCAGTATCTTGAGTCCTTCCCTGAAACACCAAGAATCCGGAttcccctcccctcatcccccaACCTGCCTACCTGCTGAATGGAGTAAAATTTGATGCCCGTGCTGCGGTCCCAGATGCTGATGAGGTCATCCAGGCCACTGCTGATGACACAGGAGGTGGTACAGGTGAGGGAGGTGACATCCCCGCGGTGAGCAAACATGTGGCTGACCCGGCTGCCGGTCAGCACATCCCACAGGCATATGGCCCCATCTTGTCCTCCACTGGCCAGCACCATGGTCTGGGGGAACAGGCCCAGGAGAGCAGGGTCATTGTGGTGAAGTACCTTTGTTGACAAGAGTGTTCCCGTGCCCTGGTGGGTGAGGACCAGCTCCCAGGAGTCAGCCCCTCACCTGGTCAATGTACACAGTCGTGATGGCCCCTGAGTGGCCCTGCAGGGTGAAGAGGCAGCATGAGTCCTCCAGACGGAACACCTAGACAGGGATGAGCATGAGGTTCTGGTCTCTGGGATTTTTCAGGTTACACTTTGGCCCAGCCTCTCCCTGACTGACCCATAAAGCTCGCACCCCTGTGCCAGGCCCTCCCAGCACCCAAGAGATGAGAAGATACTCACTCTCAGTGTGTGGTCTTGACTCCCAGTCACTAGGCGCCCAGCAGCGGCTTTCAGGGCTGTGATGGGTTTTTGGTGTGCACAGGGTACTGTGTGGGTCAGGTGACAGGCCACTGTGTCACTACTGCTGTACACAGGAGATGCGGGGGAACTGCCCCGGCCTGGGGTCCCTGAGGACAAAAGGCCAAGTGAGGGATCTCTGAGAAGGCACTGGACAGGCTCCTCTGCACCCCACCCAAACGACTACCCACCCCAGGCCCTCTGACCTCTAAACTGCAGGGGACTAAGGGCAGTATGGGTCTCCAAGGAGAAGAAATCGAGGGAACCGTTGAGCCGCGCAGCTACAATCCTGGAAGAGAAGAGCAGTTGCCAGGGTGGCTCCctcaacaccccccccccccccccccccccccccccccgtctcagGGCTGAGCACATCAGCACACGACAGGCTCAGCTCTGCTGGGCATTTGGAAGGTGGTCATGTGGACTAAATGAGCTGATATGCATAAGGTGGCACCTAGTGAATATCATATATGGTTGGAAATCAAAACCCAATACAAGTAGGGGGTTCCCCTATGCAGCCTGGAGCTTAAGGGCAGGTTGCTGAGGAGGGGAAACAGGACACAATGTGGCTGCCATCTCTAGCACATAAAAGCAGCTTCCACCCAAGCACAGCCCATGCCAGTTCCTTTCTCCACAAAGAAATAAGGATTTTCTTTGCTCCCCAAAATTCCTAGGCACAGGCTGACAAGGGGAATGGGTATGTTTGCCCAATGGTCCCAAAGTCTCAAAGTAGCATTCAAAATTTTATTCCAGCAAAAGGCAACACATGTTTACAACCTCTGCCCCTGAATTTGAAGGGCCCACAGCAAACCTGGGGAAGCCAGTGTGTAAGAAGGGGGAGGGTCAGGAGGAGAGACCACTGACACCAGAAACTTTGAGGATCAGGCTGAGACATCTGGGCTTTCTCTAAAGTTAAGAACAAACAGCAAAGGAGAATTTCCAACACAGAGGGACCTGATGAACTTGGCTAGGCTGGAGAGTAGGATGTTAGCCTGTACAAGAATCCCAGTGGTGGCAGGAATCAAGAGAGCTAAGGGTAAGGGATGCTCTGCAGACAAAACAACAACTAAAAGGCCCCAGCTCTACATCTCTAGCTTAGATGGTGGTGCCACCAAGAGTCAGGGACCCTTGAAGGTGAGCCAGCATAAGACAGGCAGGTGAAGACATTCAACAGAAGGCACCTGGTCATGGGTGGCAACCCCCCCAGGgagtgtgtgtgagacagagccCTGAGAATATCCACAGCCAAGAGGCGTGCTGAGGAGGGGCAAGGGGCAAGTGCAACAGAACAAGGGAAAGATGAGAACAGTGCCAAGCAACCAAGGAAAAtaaagggtttgttttttttttttttttttgagacagagtctcactctgttgcccaggctagagtgccatggcgtcagcctagctcacagcaacctcaaactcctgggcttaagcaatccccctgcctcagcctcccgagtagctaggactacaggcatgcaccaccacggctggctaattttttctatttttagttgtcctgctgatttctttttatttttagtagagacggggtctttgcttttgctggggctggtcttgaacccctgacctcaagcaatcttcctgcctgggcctctcagagtgctaggattataggtgtgagccaccatgcccggccgaaAAGAGGGGTTTTGACAAGACAGTTCTTCTGAAAATGCATTTCTAAATGTAACTGAATGTGTAACAAGATACCCACAAGGGTCAGTATCAACAAGCTAATAAGAGAAACTTCAGAAGGGTGAGAAATCAGTCCCTGTTGTCCCAGTGGTTAAGAGCCCTGGGGGCACACCATGTCCCAGGCCCTATTTAAAGTACTTCACACcttgtaattcattcattcattcaagacagagtctcactctgtggcccagctagagtacagtggtgtcatcatagctcactgtaacctcaaactcctgggctcaaccaatcctcctgcctcagcctccaagtaggtaggactatagatgtgagccaccgctcccggcccctGTAACTCATTTAGTTGTCACCCCTCCTGTCCAAGTGGACTACTCTCTGCTCACAGGTGTGGGGCTAGGCACCAAGAAGGAAGTCAAGTCATACACCAGT from the Eulemur rufifrons isolate Redbay chromosome 7, OSU_ERuf_1, whole genome shotgun sequence genome contains:
- the PTPN23 gene encoding tyrosine-protein phosphatase non-receptor type 23 isoform X2 — encoded protein: MEAVPRMPMIWLDLKEAGDFHFQPAVKKFVLKNYGENPEAYNEELKKLELLRQNAVRVPRDFEGCSVLRKYLGQLHYLQSRVPMGSGQEAAIPVTWTEIFSGKSVAHEDIKYEQACILYNLGALHSMLGAMDKRVSEEGMKVSCTHFQCAAGAFAYLREHFPHAYSVDMSRQILTLNVNLMLGQAQECLLEKSMLDNRKSFLVARISAQVVDYYKEACRALENPDTASLLGRIQKDWKKLVQMKIYYFAAVAHLHMGKQAEEQQKFGERVAYFQSALDKLNEAIKLAKGQPDTVQDALRFTMDVIGGKYNSAKKDNDFIYHEAVPALDTLQPVKGAPLVKPLPVNPTDPAVTGPDIFAKLVPMAAHEASSLYSEEKAKLLREMMAKIEDKNEVLDQFMDSMQLDPETVDNLDAYSHIPPQLMEKCAALSVRPDTVRNLVQSMQVLSGVFTDVEASLKDIRDLLEEDELLEQKFQEAVGQAGASLAASKAELAEVRREWAKYMEVHEKASFTNSELHRAMNLHVGNLRLLSGPLDQVRAALPTPALTPEDKAVLQNLKRILAKVQEMRDQRVSLEQQLRELIQKDDITASLVTTDHSEMKKLFEEQLKKYDQLRVYLEQNLAAQDNVLGALTEANVQYAAVRRVLSDLDQKWNSTLQTLVASYEAYEDLMKKSQEGKDFYADLESKVAALLERAQSTCQAREAARQQLLDRELKKKPPPRPTAPKPLLARREEGEVIETGDPPEELRSLPPDLVAGPRPPDTFLGTVAPLHFPPGPFANSTGPGPHYLSGPLPPGTYSGPTQMIQPRAPGPPTMPMAPGPALYPAPAYTPELGLVPQSSPQHGVVSSPYGGAGPPPPVAGLPSAPPPQFSGPELAMVVRPATTTVDSVQAPISSHTAPRPNPSPAPPQPCFPVPPPQPLPTPYSYPVGAKQALPAPPAQHHFSPGIPTGFPAPRMGPQPHPSQVAFGPQPPQLQHPHLFPPQAPGLLPPQSTYPFAPQPGVLGQPPALHTQLYPGPSQDPLPPHSGALPFPSPGPPQPPHPTLAYGPAPSPRPLGPQAAALSIRGPPPAGQPTPSPHLVPSPAPSPGPGPVPSRAPAAEPPLCLRRGTAAADLLSSSPESQHSGTQPPGGGQPLLQPTKVDAAEGRRPQALRLIERDPYEHPERLQQLQQELEAFRGQLGDAGSLDTIWRELQDAQEQDARGRSIAIARCYSLKNRHQDVMPYDSNRVVLRSGKDDYINASCVEGLSPYCPPLVATQAPLPGTAADFWLMVHEQKVSVIVMLVSEAEMEKQKVARYFPTERGQPMVHGALSLALSSVRTTETHVERVLSLQFRDQSLKRSLVHLHFPTWPELGLPDSPSNLLRFIQEVHAHYLHQRPLHTPIVVHCSSGVGRTGAFALLYAAVQEVEAGNGIPELPQLVRRMRQQRKHMLQEKLHLRFCHEAVVRHVEQVLQRHGVPPPCKPLASNHLPQDSQDLVLGGDVPISSIQATIAKLSIRPPGGLDSPAASVPGPAEPPGLPPAGLPESTPVPSSSPPPFSSPLPEIPQPEEQQPVPEAPNLGPPSSSLELLASLTPEAFSLDSSLRGKQRMSKQNFLQAHNGQGLRAARPTDDPLSLLDPLWTLNKT
- the PTPN23 gene encoding tyrosine-protein phosphatase non-receptor type 23 isoform X3 — protein: MLGAMDKRVSEEGMKVSCTHFQCAAGAFAYLREHFPHAYSVDMSRQILTLNVNLMLGQAQECLLEKSMLDNRKSFLVARISAQVVDYYKEACRALENPDTASLLGRIQKDWKKLVQMKIYYFAAVAHLHMGKQAEEQQKFGERVAYFQSALDKLNEAIKLAKGQPDTVQDALRFTMDVIGGKYNSAKKDNDFIYHEAVPALDTLQPVKGAPLVKPLPVNPTDPAVTGPDIFAKLVPMAAHEASSLYSEEKAKLLREMMAKIEDKNEVLDQFMDSMQLDPETVDNLDAYSHIPPQLMEKCAALSVRPDTVRNLVQSMQVLSGVFTDVEASLKDIRDLLEEDELLEQKFQEAVGQAGASLAASKAELAEVRREWAKYMEVHEKASFTNSELHRAMNLHVGNLRLLSGPLDQVRAALPTPALTPEDKAVLQNLKRILAKVQEMRDQRVSLEQQLRELIQKDDITASLVTTDHSEMKKLFEEQLKKYDQLRVYLEQNLAAQDNVLGALTEANVQYAAVRRVLSDLDQKWNSTLQTLVASYEAYEDLMKKSQEGKDFYADLESKVAALLERAQSTCQAREAARQQLLDRELKKKPPPRPTAPKPLLARREEGEVIETGDPPEELRSLPPDLVAGPRPPDTFLGTVAPLHFPPGPFANSTGPGPHYLSGPLPPGTYSGPTQMIQPRAPGPPTMPMAPGPALYPAPAYTPELGLVPQSSPQHGVVSSPYGGAGPPPPVAGLPSAPPPQFSGPELAMVVRPATTTVDSVQAPISSHTAPRPNPSPAPPQPCFPVPPPQPLPTPYSYPVGAKQALPAPPAQHHFSPGIPTGFPAPRMGPQPHPSQVAFGPQPPQLQHPHLFPPQAPGLLPPQSTYPFAPQPGVLGQPPALHTQLYPGPSQDPLPPHSGALPFPSPGPPQPPHPTLAYGPAPSPRPLGPQAAALSIRGPPPAGQPTPSPHLVPSPAPSPGPGPVPSRAPAAEPPLCLRRGTAAADLLSSSPESQHSGTQPPGGGQPLLQPTKVDAAEGRRPQALRLIERDPYEHPERLQQLQQELEAFRGQLGDAGSLDTIWRELQDAQEQDARGRSIAIARCYSLKNRHQDVMPYDSNRVVLRSGKDDYINASCVEGLSPYCPPLVATQAPLPGTAADFWLMVHEQKVSVIVMLVSEAEMEKQKVARYFPTERGQPMVHGALSLALSSVRTTETHVERVLSLQFRDQSLKRSLVHLHFPTWPELGLPDSPSNLLRFIQEVHAHYLHQRPLHTPIVVHCSSGVGRTGAFALLYAAVQEVEAGNGIPELPQLVRRMRQQRKHMLQEKLHLRFCHEAVVRHVEQVLQRHGVPPPCKPLASVSISQKNHLPQDSQDLVLGGDVPISSIQATIAKLSIRPPGGLDSPAASVPGPAEPPGLPPAGLPESTPVPSSSPPPFSSPLPEIPQPEEQQPVPEAPNLGPPSSSLELLASLTPEAFSLDSSLRGKQRMSKQNFLQAHNGQGLRAARPTDDPLSLLDPLWTLNKT
- the PTPN23 gene encoding tyrosine-protein phosphatase non-receptor type 23 isoform X1; the protein is MEAVPRMPMIWLDLKEAGDFHFQPAVKKFVLKNYGENPEAYNEELKKLELLRQNAVRVPRDFEGCSVLRKYLGQLHYLQSRVPMGSGQEAAIPVTWTEIFSGKSVAHEDIKYEQACILYNLGALHSMLGAMDKRVSEEGMKVSCTHFQCAAGAFAYLREHFPHAYSVDMSRQILTLNVNLMLGQAQECLLEKSMLDNRKSFLVARISAQVVDYYKEACRALENPDTASLLGRIQKDWKKLVQMKIYYFAAVAHLHMGKQAEEQQKFGERVAYFQSALDKLNEAIKLAKGQPDTVQDALRFTMDVIGGKYNSAKKDNDFIYHEAVPALDTLQPVKGAPLVKPLPVNPTDPAVTGPDIFAKLVPMAAHEASSLYSEEKAKLLREMMAKIEDKNEVLDQFMDSMQLDPETVDNLDAYSHIPPQLMEKCAALSVRPDTVRNLVQSMQVLSGVFTDVEASLKDIRDLLEEDELLEQKFQEAVGQAGASLAASKAELAEVRREWAKYMEVHEKASFTNSELHRAMNLHVGNLRLLSGPLDQVRAALPTPALTPEDKAVLQNLKRILAKVQEMRDQRVSLEQQLRELIQKDDITASLVTTDHSEMKKLFEEQLKKYDQLRVYLEQNLAAQDNVLGALTEANVQYAAVRRVLSDLDQKWNSTLQTLVASYEAYEDLMKKSQEGKDFYADLESKVAALLERAQSTCQAREAARQQLLDRELKKKPPPRPTAPKPLLARREEGEVIETGDPPEELRSLPPDLVAGPRPPDTFLGTVAPLHFPPGPFANSTGPGPHYLSGPLPPGTYSGPTQMIQPRAPGPPTMPMAPGPALYPAPAYTPELGLVPQSSPQHGVVSSPYGGAGPPPPVAGLPSAPPPQFSGPELAMVVRPATTTVDSVQAPISSHTAPRPNPSPAPPQPCFPVPPPQPLPTPYSYPVGAKQALPAPPAQHHFSPGIPTGFPAPRMGPQPHPSQVAFGPQPPQLQHPHLFPPQAPGLLPPQSTYPFAPQPGVLGQPPALHTQLYPGPSQDPLPPHSGALPFPSPGPPQPPHPTLAYGPAPSPRPLGPQAAALSIRGPPPAGQPTPSPHLVPSPAPSPGPGPVPSRAPAAEPPLCLRRGTAAADLLSSSPESQHSGTQPPGGGQPLLQPTKVDAAEGRRPQALRLIERDPYEHPERLQQLQQELEAFRGQLGDAGSLDTIWRELQDAQEQDARGRSIAIARCYSLKNRHQDVMPYDSNRVVLRSGKDDYINASCVEGLSPYCPPLVATQAPLPGTAADFWLMVHEQKVSVIVMLVSEAEMEKQKVARYFPTERGQPMVHGALSLALSSVRTTETHVERVLSLQFRDQSLKRSLVHLHFPTWPELGLPDSPSNLLRFIQEVHAHYLHQRPLHTPIVVHCSSGVGRTGAFALLYAAVQEVEAGNGIPELPQLVRRMRQQRKHMLQEKLHLRFCHEAVVRHVEQVLQRHGVPPPCKPLASVSISQKNHLPQDSQDLVLGGDVPISSIQATIAKLSIRPPGGLDSPAASVPGPAEPPGLPPAGLPESTPVPSSSPPPFSSPLPEIPQPEEQQPVPEAPNLGPPSSSLELLASLTPEAFSLDSSLRGKQRMSKQNFLQAHNGQGLRAARPTDDPLSLLDPLWTLNKT